GCGGCCCCCGGGGGGATCGCAGGTGATTATTAACAGCTCCAATCTGAGCATCACCATGTGGGAATTATCAGGAGAATTGAAGGAAATTTATCGCCGTTCCCGCTCCTCCCACGACGTTGTTTGTGGCAGTGCAGAAATACAGAGCAGATTTAGGCGCTTGCCGTGCCGGGTGATGACAGGCCTGGCATAGTAATTCCTATTAGCATCATCcttaagaaaataagaacaTGGTGATTGACCTCTTACGATGCTAGTTTATTCTCTGAGCAAAGTGTTTTTCTCTTGCTGGACTGTACATTGTGGTTTATGCCAGCTGTGtgcttctcttttcctctcttcacGTGCACTTTCTACTAATTACTTTTCTTAGAAGGTTTGGATCAAAATGCCACTTGTGTAATGGAGCCCTTCTGTTCCAAAGCCAGCTTTGCAACTAAAGAGATGAGGTGATTTTATTCTTCTTTATTTCAAGTGAGCTTTACaatcttgtctttttttttctaaaagtgtTCATCACGTGAAGCTGCTGAAGGACAACCTGCAAAGAGGATgaaatatgaagaaagcaatCTAAAATCAGAACTAGAGGGACTCACATGTGAAAGTGGAAACCTTGCTGCACTGGGGGGAGCACCTAAAACatctgatggggatggaggtTCAGAAGATCCAAGAGACAGCAGTATAATCCAACAGGAAAAAGATGAAAGCATTCCAGAGACTGCTGAAGggaagcaggagaaggagcatGGTGTTTCTCTGGAGCCGCACGCAGTGAATTCCGGCGGTGCTCCATTAAAAATGGGTGGATATCTGCACCACTATCACGTGTTCAGTGAAGAggagagcagctgtgggagctTTGACGGGGCCACCTCGGAGGACACGGATCGCCCGCGGAGGCCGATGTTCCTGGAGCACAGCAGCGGCCTCTCGGATGAGGACAGCAACCAGCCCATGCCAGTGCACCGGTTCTTCGGAGATGTTGAACTGGTGAGATGATGAGTCTCTTCCTGCTTTAGACTCAGCCCTGGTCTGCTTAAAATTTGCCTCTTGGTGAATTTGAGCAGTATTTTTGGGCCCTATACCCCAGGTAAAACTCTCCATCAGAGATGAAATTACTCGCCCAGCTTAATTTATTTCAGGTGTAAAatccttcttcctttttattccaATTCCATGAGATAGTTTTACTGATAATGACATTATGGAGATAAAATTGTtggcaaaatacatttttgttggTCTTTGGTTCTtaacagaatcatagaacagcTTGGGTTGGGAGGATCTTAGAAATCACCCAGTTCCTGCCCTGGTGCATTGGGATTGTTTGGAATGGAAACTGGTTTCTGTCTACCTCAGCTTTTGAACTGACCCAAGAGCCAGAGCTTTGCACTTAAATCCCTTTAATAAGCATAATTTTGGGGCAAGTGATGTTGCCA
Above is a genomic segment from Anomalospiza imberbis isolate Cuckoo-Finch-1a 21T00152 chromosome 23, ASM3175350v1, whole genome shotgun sequence containing:
- the C23H1orf174 gene encoding UPF0688 protein C1orf174 homolog produces the protein MAAGGAARGRRRSGTRGPARPARPRPRPRHRARRSAEAAPATDPAQPAGETADTASPCSSREAAEGQPAKRMKYEESNLKSELEGLTCESGNLAALGGAPKTSDGDGGSEDPRDSSIIQQEKDESIPETAEGKQEKEHGVSLEPHAVNSGGAPLKMGGYLHHYHVFSEEESSCGSFDGATSEDTDRPRRPMFLEHSSGLSDEDSNQPMPVHRFFGDVELHLPAVVLPSVTRSRREARKLHFIAKEDDEEEEEDNV